In Erinaceus europaeus chromosome 10, mEriEur2.1, whole genome shotgun sequence, one DNA window encodes the following:
- the UCK1 gene encoding uridine-cytidine kinase 1 isoform X2, with amino-acid sequence MRCQGQRAPRKGRPTSITSTLQQKQGRRFPRPPAPWTNARMRGAHGLQLPPCTARVAPGRPERLPEVGLRGATSVLRAGAGERAGLGRQLEPGTPCRGAGPEMASGAGNCEGAAPEADRPHQRPFLIGVSGGTASGKSTVCEKIMELLGQNEVDHKQRKLVILSQDRFYKVLTVEQKAKALKGQYNFDHPDAFDNDLMHKTLKNIVEGKTVEVPTYDFVTHSSQEIRDMFHLRLFVDTDSDVRLSRRVLRDVHRGRDLEQILTQYTTFVKPAFEEFCLPTKKYADVIIPRGVDNMVAINLIVQHIQDILNGDLCKWHRGGSNGRSCKRTFPEPGDHPGVLTPGKRSHLESSSRPH; translated from the exons ATGCGGTGCCAGGGACAGCGGGCGCCCCGGAAAGGACGTCCGACAAGTATCACATCAACCCTCCAGCAGAAACAGGGCCGCCGCTTCCCGCGGCCTCCCGCTCCCTGGACCAACGCACGCATGCGCGGCGCCCACGGACTACAACTCCCGCCGTGCACCGCGCGTGTCGCCCCCGGCCGACCCGAGCGCCTCCCGGAAGTGGGGCTCCGGGGGGCTACCTCGGTTCTTCGTGCGGGGGCGGGCGAACGTGCGGGTTTGGGAAGGCAGCTGGAGCCAGGGACCCCATGCCGGGGAGCCGGGCCGGAGATGGCTTCCGGGGCCGGCAACTGCGAGGGCGCGGCGCCCGAGGCGGACCGTCCTCACCAGCGGCCCTTCCTCATCGGGGTGAGCGGCGGCACCGCGAGCGGGAAG TCAACGGTGTGTGAGAAGATCATGGAGTTGCTGGGACAGAATGAAGTAGACCACAAGCAGAGGAAGCTGGTCATCCTGAGCCAAGACAGGTTCTATAAGGTCCTGACAGTGGAACAGAAGGCCAAGGCCTTGAAAGGACAGTACAATTTCGACCACCCAG ATGCTTTTGATAATGACTTGATGCATAAGACTCTGAAAAACATTGTGGAGGGCAAAACTGTTGAGGTCCCAACCTATGATTTTGTGACCCACTCAAG CCAGGAGATCCGGGACATGTTCCACCTGCGCCTCTTTGTGGACACCGACTCCGACGTCAGGCTGTCTCGAAGAG TTCTCCGGGATGTGCACCGTGGGAGGGACCTGGAACAGATCCTGACCCAGTACACCACTTTCGTCAAACCAGCCTTTGAGGAGTTCTGCCTACCG ACCAAGAAGTATGCTGATGTGATAATCCCTCGAGGAGTTGACAACATGG TTGCCATCAACCTGATTGTGCAGCACATCCAAGACATACTCAATGGTGACCTCTGCAAATGGCACCGAGGAGGGTCCAATGGGCGAAGCTGCAAGAGGACGTTTCCCGAACCAGGCGACCATCCTGGGGTGCTGACGCCTGGCAAACGATCACACCTAGAGTCCAGCAGTCGACCGCACTGA
- the UCK1 gene encoding uridine-cytidine kinase 1 isoform X1: protein MRCQGQRAPRKGRPTSITSTLQQKQGRRFPRPPAPWTNARMRGAHGLQLPPCTARVAPGRPERLPEVGLRGATSVLRAGAGERAGLGRQLEPGTPCRGAGPEMASGAGNCEGAAPEADRPHQRPFLIGVSGGTASGKSTVCEKIMELLGQNEVDHKQRKLVILSQDRFYKVLTVEQKAKALKGQYNFDHPDAFDNDLMHKTLKNIVEGKTVEVPTYDFVTHSRLPETTVVYPADVVLFEGILVFYSQEIRDMFHLRLFVDTDSDVRLSRRVLRDVHRGRDLEQILTQYTTFVKPAFEEFCLPTKKYADVIIPRGVDNMVAINLIVQHIQDILNGDLCKWHRGGSNGRSCKRTFPEPGDHPGVLTPGKRSHLESSSRPH from the exons ATGCGGTGCCAGGGACAGCGGGCGCCCCGGAAAGGACGTCCGACAAGTATCACATCAACCCTCCAGCAGAAACAGGGCCGCCGCTTCCCGCGGCCTCCCGCTCCCTGGACCAACGCACGCATGCGCGGCGCCCACGGACTACAACTCCCGCCGTGCACCGCGCGTGTCGCCCCCGGCCGACCCGAGCGCCTCCCGGAAGTGGGGCTCCGGGGGGCTACCTCGGTTCTTCGTGCGGGGGCGGGCGAACGTGCGGGTTTGGGAAGGCAGCTGGAGCCAGGGACCCCATGCCGGGGAGCCGGGCCGGAGATGGCTTCCGGGGCCGGCAACTGCGAGGGCGCGGCGCCCGAGGCGGACCGTCCTCACCAGCGGCCCTTCCTCATCGGGGTGAGCGGCGGCACCGCGAGCGGGAAG TCAACGGTGTGTGAGAAGATCATGGAGTTGCTGGGACAGAATGAAGTAGACCACAAGCAGAGGAAGCTGGTCATCCTGAGCCAAGACAGGTTCTATAAGGTCCTGACAGTGGAACAGAAGGCCAAGGCCTTGAAAGGACAGTACAATTTCGACCACCCAG ATGCTTTTGATAATGACTTGATGCATAAGACTCTGAAAAACATTGTGGAGGGCAAAACTGTTGAGGTCCCAACCTATGATTTTGTGACCCACTCAAG GTTACCAGAGACCACAGTGGTCTACCCTGCAGATGTAGTGCTGTTTGAAGGCATCTTGGTGTTCTACAGCCAGGAGATCCGGGACATGTTCCACCTGCGCCTCTTTGTGGACACCGACTCCGACGTCAGGCTGTCTCGAAGAG TTCTCCGGGATGTGCACCGTGGGAGGGACCTGGAACAGATCCTGACCCAGTACACCACTTTCGTCAAACCAGCCTTTGAGGAGTTCTGCCTACCG ACCAAGAAGTATGCTGATGTGATAATCCCTCGAGGAGTTGACAACATGG TTGCCATCAACCTGATTGTGCAGCACATCCAAGACATACTCAATGGTGACCTCTGCAAATGGCACCGAGGAGGGTCCAATGGGCGAAGCTGCAAGAGGACGTTTCCCGAACCAGGCGACCATCCTGGGGTGCTGACGCCTGGCAAACGATCACACCTAGAGTCCAGCAGTCGACCGCACTGA
- the POMT1 gene encoding protein O-mannosyl-transferase 1 isoform X4 yields the protein MTRSCPVPSRPAWRYENGRGSSHQQQVTCYPFKDVNNWWIVKDPGRHQLVVSNPPRPVRHGDIVQLVHGMTTRFLNTHDVAAPLSPHSQEVSCYVDYNISMPAQNLWRLDIVNRESDGEIWKTILSEVRLVHVNTSAILKLSGAHLPDWGFRQLEVVGEKPLRGYHESMVWNVEEHRYGQSQEQKERELELHTPTQIDISRNLSFMARFSELQWRMLTVKAEDSEHKYSSTPLDWVTLDTNIAYWLHPKTSAQIHLLGNLVIWASASLATLVYTLLFFWYLLRRRRNIHDLPDDAWLRWVSAGTLCAGGWAVNYLPFFLMEKTLFLYHYLPALTFQILLLPVVLQHISEHLCRSQLQRSLFSALVVAWYSSACHMFNMLRPLTYGDRSLSPSELMALRWKDSWDILIRKY from the exons ATGACCAGATCATGTCCAGTGCCTTCCAGGCCAGCCTGGAG ATATGAGAATGGCCGGGGCAGTTCCCACCAACAACAGGTCACCTGTTATCCATTCAAAGATGTCAACAACTGGTGGATTGTGAAGGATCCAGGGAG GCACCAGCTAGTGGTGAGCAACCCCCCGAGACCTGTGCGGCACGGCGACATTGTCCAGCTGGTGCATGGCATGACCACCCGCTTCCTCAACAC GCATGACGTGGCAGCCCCTCTGAGCCCGCACTCACAGGAGGTGTCCTGCTATGTCGACTATAACATCTCCATGCCAGCCCAGAACCTCTGGAGACTG GACATTGTAAATAGAGAGTCGGATGGGGAAATTTGGAAGACCATCCTATCAGAGGTGCGCTTGGTGCATGTGAACACATCCGCCATCTTGAAG CTGAGTGGGGCACATCTTCCAGATTGGGGGTTTCGGCAGCTGGAGGTCGTTGGGGAGAAGCCTTTGCGGGGCTACCACGAGAGCATGGTGTGGAATGTGGAGGAGCATCGGTATGGCCAGA GTCAggagcagaaggagagagagctggAGCTGCACACACCTACTCAGATCGACATCAGCAGAAACCTGAGCTTCATGGCCAGATTTTCAGAGCTGCAG TGGAGGATGCTGACAGTGAAGGCTGAGGATTCAGAGCACAAGTACAGCTCCACACCACTAGACTGGGTCACCCTGGACACCAACATCGCTTACTGGTTACACCCCAAAACCAGT GCTCAGATCCACCTGCTGGGGAACCTAGTGATCTGGGCTTCAGCCAGCCTGGCCACATTGGTATACACCTTACTCTTCTTCTGGTATCTGCTCAGACGCCGGAGAAACATCCATGACCTCCCCGACG ATGCCTGGCTGCGCTGGGTGTCAGCTGGGACTCTCTGTGCTGGAGGCTGGGCGGTGAACTACCTCCCCTTCTTTCTGATGGAGAAGACGCTCTTCCTCTACCACTACCTGCCTGCACTCACCTTCCAGATCCTTCTGCTTCCCGTGGTCCTGCAGCACATCAGTGAGCATCTGTGCAG GTCTCAGCTCCAGAGGAgcctcttcagtgctctggttgtcGCCTGGTACTCTTCTGCCTGTCACATGTTTAACATGCTGCGCCCACTAACCTACGGGGACAGGTCACTGTCACCAAGTGAACTCATGGCCCTTCGTTGGAAAGATAGCTGGGACATCTTGATCCGAAAATACTAG